The window ACCTACGCTCTGTTCCAACAACCTATAGAGAGGCTGCTTTTGCCATAGGCATGAGCAGGTGGAGAGCGGTTATAAATGTGTCGCTTCCCATTATTAGAAGAGGTTTTCTAGTAACTATTCTAATGACAATGGCAAGGATACTGGGGGAAACAGCTGCACTGCTATTTACTGTTGGCAGATATAGAACAGGTGTATCATTCTCTGTTCTTAGTCCATCTGATGCTATACCTCTTCTAATATTTGACTATATATTGACACCATACAAAGTATTTCAAGAGGTTGCCTGGGGTGCTGCAACTCTTCTGCTAATAGCATATCTAATTATTTTTATTGTTGCAAAGTTTGTAATTAAAGAGGTGAGACTGTAATGGATTATGCTATCGAGATGAATAATGTCAATGTTTATATTGATAACAGACACATTTTGAAGAATATTAGCTTGAAGGTTCCATACAATACAGTATATGTTATCATGGGTCCTTCAGGTTCTGGAAAAACAACACTTTTAAGGGTTATAAACAGGCTTATAGATGTTAATCCAAATGCTAAAGTTGAAGGTGTTGTAAAGGTTCTTGGACTTAACGCTTTAAATCATGACCCATATGATCTTAGAAGACATATAGGAATGTTGTTCCAGGTTCCAAATCCATTTCCACATATGACAATATATGACAATGTTGCTGTTGCAGCTAGAATAAATAATGTTGCTAGAAATAAAAAAGATCTTTACGAGGTTGTTAAATGGGCTTTAGAAAAAGCTATGCTATGGGACGAGGTTAAAGATAGGCTACATGATTATCCACATCAGCTTAGCGGAGGTCAGAAGCAGAGATTGTGTCTTGCTAGAGCTCTTGCAATGAAGCCAAAGATTCTTCTACTTGACGAGCCAACAGCCAATATCGATCCTGTTAATGCTAGAAAACTTGAAGAGGCTATAATCTCCCTAAAAAACGAGATTACAATAGTTATGGTTACTCACAATCCTCACCAAGCAGCTAGAGTTGCTGATTATGTTTCTATAATATATGATGGGAGAATTGTTGAGCAGGGTTCCGCAAGCCAAATATTCCTAAAACCGTCTACAGAAATTGCTCAAAAGCTTTTGAGAGGCGAAATATAGATGTCTTTGACAATTTCAGAACTTGAAAAACTAAGAACTATTCTACTTCACATGAGTCAAAATGTAAAGGCCATAGCAAATCTAACTAGAAACATGATGAAAACAGAGGATCTAGAAGTAAGAAAGAGTCTTTGGAAGGAGATAGAAGAGCTTTCACTAATACTAGATAAAATTAGAAGAGAGTTTGTGACAGAGGTTCTAGTTTTTATAGCTAGAAGGCAGCCCCTTGGAAGAGAGCTTTTAACAGCACATGCATTAATAAGCATTGCGTATGATGTTTATAGAATATCTAGATATTGTAGGGAAATAGCAAGAATAGACTCTTTGCTAGCACCATCATCATCCATAGCCACAGTAAAAAGCATTTCAAACGCCTTTGAAGAAGCTATGAAAGCATTGGAAGCAGCATTAAATGATCTTGTAGAGTTTGCACCTAAAAGAGTTAATATTGTTAGTGATGTTGATGAGAATATTGATAAAGAGTATCAGGAAGTTCTAAAAGAAATTACAACAAGTGATGTTGTGTCGAGAGAAAAGGCTGTAAAAGCATTGCTAATGAGACACATAGAACGAATAGTTGATCATGCACAATATATAGAGCAACACCTATCAGAAGTTGTATAAATTCAACACACAAAGATACTGTAGACATGCCTGGTCAACTAACCACATTTACATAACTTTAATATAAACCAACTTCGCCTAATTTTAGCTACATTCCTTATAAAGGTCTTGAAGAGTTTATTACCTTCAAATTATCTTAATCTATTATTAAGTGGGGTTTTATGTAATGAGTTGTAACATTAAAGAATTATTATCGAAATTAAAAGAGCGTATTCATATAGATTCCAGCAAAGTTCCCAGATTTAATAGTGTTGATGATGTTGAACTTTTTGACATTTTTAGAGGTTGCGTTGTCAAGTTTATTGCTGGTAATGAAATGGATATTGTAAATGAATGGCTTCTTCATGTTAAAAATGTTTTAGACGAAACTTCAAAGCTTCTTGGAATTTCTGGATACACTTTTCCCAAAGAGTTTATTTCTTTTATGTCAGACCCTTTTCAGCATTTGAAGAAGAAAATATTTAATTATTCTTATGATCTTATTCGAGGAAATATAACATTAGATGAGTTTTACTCAAAGGCTTTCCAAGCTTTGACAACATCTATTAGAACAAATTTGAGGAGTTGCTATCAAATATGGGCTTTAACATCGATTATAAAAATTCTTGGTGAAATGGGTTACACAATTGCTTATCCTGAAACAAAGCATCTCAATTTTGATAGAAGTGGTAAACAAAGGCTTGGCATTATTCCACCAAACTTCATTTTATTCAATATTGGGAAAGGCTATCTAAGTTTTTTCCACGAAGCTCCAAGACCTCTCAGCTGGGAGGATACAAGTGATCTTCAAAGAATTTGGGGTTTGTACACAGCTTTGAGACCAGATGTCATGGTTTACAGTGGAAAAGTGCTAAACATTGTCAACTTGTCTAATAATCCCCCTGTCGAAAAACCAGATGCAATATTAGAGTTTAAAGAACTTGAAGACTGGTGGAGAAGGTCAAGAGATCTTAGGGGTTATTTCAAAAAGCCTTTGACAGCCGAAGAGTGGAAGTCTAAGTGGATTGATGGGCTTTTTGAGGGTTTGGGAGAGGCAATGGGCATTAGGAAAAGTGAGGTTAGAAAGAGAGTTGAGGAAGGCTCTTCACTTAGGGTTAAGGAATACCAGCTTATTGTGTTGTATAAAACAACATATAAGCCTATGAGAATGGTTCTTGTTTCAAGAAAAGAAATTCCAAGTGATATAAAGAAGTTTTTTGCGGATTATAGTATTGATGTTATTGATAATGTTGAATTCAACGAGAAGAAGCTTGAAGCTGTTGCACAGTTTTTAAATGATTTAGCATCTTTTGGCTCTGCTGATACTGTTTTGATAGAGGTTTCAAAAAATGTTGCTGCTAAACTTGAGGAGATAAAGAATGTTTTGAATCTTAGAAGCATAGATGCTGTTATTGAATACATTATTAAAAAAATTTGTGTTGAGGATGTCAAACATGATGTTGTTTTCTGTTGATGAAAAACAAAACAATGCTTTGTTTTTAGAAATAGATAAGATAGGAGATATTGTGAGCTATGATAACTATTTACGCATATGGGTATATAGATTAAATCCTGCTAAGGTATCTTTCTACGGCATTAAAAATGCTATTGATTTTCTCACAAATAAATTAAATGTTAGTATACAACCAAATATTTTGAAGCTTTTAAATGATGTTTCTTCAGAGCCTTTCGATCTTTTTATAGATTTGAAAGATGGTTTTCTTCATCTTTACCCAGCTAACAATAAAATTTTAGATTCTCTCATAAATGAGGGAATTGTTGATTATGATATCTATTTCAAGAATTTCATTGCCAAGGTAAAAGATCTTCACACAATACTGGATTATTTCACTGTTAGAGGACTTAAGGTTAAACTTGGCTTTAAACTTGATTACAAAGCCTCTTTTAAATCAAATTTACAGGTAAATCTTAGAGAATACCACGAGGAAGCGTATAGAGAGTGGAGAAAAGCTGGTTATAGAGGAGTTGTTGTAATGCCTGATGGTGCTAGTAGAATGGTTGTTGCTTTGAAGGCTATTGATGATTTAAAGGTTAAAACGCTTATTCTTGCTCCAACACTAGAGTCTTTAAATAAATGGTTTAAGTATTTGGTTAATCATCTAGGTATTTCCCAAAACTTTATAGAAATTTTTGATCCTAGAAAAAGAAAGGTTAGAGACATAACATTAATGACGTATGATGACGCCTCCTCCAGTTTGTGGAAAATACCAACGTTCTTTGGTCTTGTAATAGCTGATGAGTGTCACTATGCCGTTAGCGATTTGTATAGAATTGCTTTAAATAGCATATCTGCTCCATATAGACTTGGCTTAACATCTACTCCTTACAGAGATGATGGTTTGCATAAATACTATAGCAAGGTTTTAGGCCCCATAGTATATCATTTAACACTTCATGAACTTCGAAGTATGGAGTACTTAAATAAGCCAAAGGGGTTTAGAATACCAGTTGGGCTTTCCAGAGAGGAGTTTGAGGAGTATAGAAGACTTATGAGGATATATCTTAGTTATTGCAACAAGGCTTTTCCAGGCATTAACAACGCTAAAGAGAGATTTAGAAAGGTGTTGGAGTTATGCCCTATGAATCAAGAGGCTAGAGAAGCTCTAAGAGCTAGGCTTAAAGCAAATAGAATTGCTTGGAATGCTGAAAGAAAGATCAAAGTTGTTGAAAATCTCTTGAAGAAGTTTGAAAATGAGAAGATATTGATATTCTCTCGAAATATTGATATTATAAAACGAATTTCTAGATCATTTCTCGTGCCAAAAATACTACAAGATACTCCTGAAGATGAAAAAAGAGTTTATCTTAATATGTTTAAACGTGAAGATGTAAGAGTTTTAGCAACGTCTATACTGTTTAGCAAAGGCGTTGAATATCCTGAGCCAAGCATAGCCATTATTGTTAGCAGAATTTTCTCATGTAGTAAATGCATTCAGAGAATCATGGAATTGCTGAAGCCTAAGAATAGACAGTCTCTAATTATAGAAATAGTTACAGATATCAATAAAATTGAAAATGATGTTAAAGATAAGAAAATCAATGATTTGAAGAAGGGAGCATTAAATGGTTTTTAGCCTAAGATATGTTCCATTCATAAAGTTGGATGAGGATGTGTATAGACCTAGGTATTTAGATGTTGATGTAGATAAAGAGCTAGTGAAAACCATAATATCGTTCTACGATTCGATTACCGGTAAAAAAGTGAGTGATGTTGATTGGGATGAGTTAAGAATTATTGTTGGTGATAGAAGATTTTATAACATGATTAGATTGATTATGTCAAAATTTTACATGCCTGTTTATGACATTAAAACATGTGATATACCCATATCGCCAAAGCTTTTAAGGGTTCAGGTTTTTCGTTATGTAAGTAAGAGGTATGGGGGTTTTGCATCATCAGAAATGAGAAACTGGATTGTGAAAAGAATTAAATATGTTTTTCGAATTCCTAAAGCAATTAATCTAGACTCTATTCTGTGGTGTGATGAGAATGATATGTTCATTGTTAAGAAGATTGAAGATGCTTCTTTAGAAAAAATTGTGGCGGAATATAATCTCTATATAGTTAAGACTTTATGCATTTACAGTTCCTATATAGTTATTGATCTTGATGAAGGTTGCCAAGCCAGGGATGTTATTAGAATTATTAGTAAAAACTCTAGGTTATACGACCTTTTGTATGATATTGATTATGTAAAGGGCAGGTATATAATAAGAATTGAGGGGCCTACAACAGTTTTTGGAAAAGCATCCAAATATGGTTTAAGAATTGCACAACTTCTACTAACTATTGCACCAATGCTCTACAGCTGTGGAACGAATTGGCATGTCAGCGCCATTATCAAGAATGGTATAGATAATTTCAATGTTATGTTGTTATCAAGCAATTTAAAACCACTTCTTCCAATAAGTAAATGGCTTTTAGTAAAACCTGTATTCGATGGTTCTATTGAGAACAGAATCTATGATATATTAAAAGCATTTGGATTGAGGATAATTAGAAATGAAGAGCCTTTAATAGTTGAAGACACTGTCTACATACCTACCTTCAAAATTTTTGTAAATGGTAAAACATTCTATGTTGAAGTCGCTGGTTTTTGGAAAAGAGAAGTTGCAGAAAGAAAAGCAGAAAAGTTGCAGAAACTTTCCAAAAAATTCAGAAATCTTATTATTATAGCTGATGAAAATCTAAAGGAGTTTTTGAAGAACATAAAAACCTTGGTAATATATTATAAACTAGTTGATGGTGTACCAAGAGTCTCATATAAAAACGTTTTGGATTATATAACAAAGCTGAAGATAAATAACCTACAGGAATCCTAATCGAGAATCTAATGATGTGTTCAAAGTGGGAATGAATTTAGTGCCAATATGAAAATCATTTGATTATTCATAATTAAAAGTTAATGCATAATTTGTTATCTGACCTCCTCCAAGCCATGAAAAATATGGCTTTCAGTTGTAAATACAGTTTTTGTTCCTAGATTTATACTTCCACATTATAAACATTATGAATCTAAAATTTATATACTTAGTCCAACCAAGTATTGCCAGTTGTTAAAAGACGTATTATAGTTGCATAGTTTGGTGTAAGCAATTTGCAATTATATAGAGGAGGTATAGAGGATATAATCAATATTTATAATATTGTAAAGGAATTCTTGAAAGCTGATGTTTATGGGTATAAGAGGTATGGAAATAGCTTAGTGTTTGACTTCATAGAGAGCAGTTCTGAACTGCCAATAGATGTGCATGTTGTTCAAAGACCAGGTTTCTATAGAGTTTCTAGAGGCTTTGGATTTATACATTCTTCTCACAGCCCAAAAAACTTGCTTTACCCCTTTAAGCAAGAACTTTTTAGAGTGGATCAAGAACTAAATATCAAGACCTTGGAAAATTCATTAAAGCCTGTTATACTTTTTGGTATAAAGCCATGTGATGTTGCAGCTATAAATGTTTTTGATAAGTTATTTGGTAACAATTTTAATCCATATTACTTGAATAGAAGGAGATCTGTTGTAGGAATAGTTGTTGAGGAGTGTTTAAACCCAGGAGAAACATGCTTTTGCTCAACAATGGGCACCGGTCCAGATGCTAGGAATGGATTTGACTTGGCATTTGCTAAGGTAGATAGAGACCTTGTAATCTTTAAAGCTGGCTCATCTCTTGGAGAAAAAATTGTTGCAAAAGCTAATCTTCAAAAAGCATCTGATGATGATGTCAAGAGATATGAAATTCTTTTGGAGGAGGCAAAGAGAAAAACAAATCTAGGAATAGGTGTTGAAGATATTCAAACTTCTCTCGAAAAATCTATAACAGATGTTGAATTATGGCGTAAAGTATCTGAGAAATGTGTTGGTTGTGCTAATTGCAATATGGTTTGTCCTACATGTTTTTGTTCAGAAATTGTAGATGATGTTGTAGGAGATGAGGCTGTTAGAATCATGCAGTTAATTGGCTGCTTATCATATACATATGGCCTTGTTGCTGGTGGTCATTTTAGAAAAGAACTTTACACAAGATATAGGCATTTCATCTTGCACAAATTTGTTTTCTACCCTAAGCAAATTGATTTATTTGGATGTGTTGGGTGTGGTAGGTGCACTGTTTGGTGTCCTGTGGGTATAGATATTCGTGAAACAGTCAAGACTGTAGCATCTAGGTATAGGGGATAGGCTATGTCAAACCCATTTACATCAATTATTAAGGGCGTGGTTATTAATGAAATCAGCGAAACTACAACTACAAAGACCATAACAATTAAACTTGTCAATGGGTCTATGAATCCAATGCCTGGTCAATTCAACATGCTATATGTTTTTGGTTTGGGAGAGGTGCCAATATCTATTTCAAATCTTTATCCAGGAAAAAGAGACATAGTTGAGCATACAATTAGATTTGTTGGAGCTGTTACAAGAGCTATGATAAAAGCTATTAGGGTAGGTTCTCAAATAGGTGTTAGAGGTCCTTATGGAAATAAATGGCCTTTGGAAGAAGCTGAAGGTAGTGACATTCTTATTGTGAGTGGCGGCATAGGTTTTGCACCTCTTAGACCAGTGGTTAAGTACATAATAATGAATAGAGAGAGGTTTAGAAGAGTAAATATCTTATATGGTGCAAGAACACCAGAAGAGTTTCTTTACAAATACGAACTTGAAGAATATTCTAAGATTCCAAACTCAAAGTTTTTGCTATCTATAGACAAGCCATATCCAGGATGGACAGGCTATGTAGGCTTCGTTACTGATTTGATTAAGTATACTGATGTGGATACAGGTAATAGCTACACTTTTGTATGTGGACCAGAAATTATGATGAAAGTTGCTGTAAAAAAGCTTCTTGAAAGGGGGTTTAGAAAGGATAAAATATTTTTATCTATGGAGAGAAGAATGAGATGTGGTGTGGGAATTTGTGGAACATGCCAATTCGGTCACCTCTTTGTTTGTAAAAATGGGCCCATTTTTAGATATTCTGAAATAGAGAACTATATTAATGTTGAGGGGATTTGAAGTGAAAACCTTAGCAATAATTAAGCTTGCTTCATGTTCAGGCTGCTTGAATCAAGTTGTTAGGGCTTTAGCATCTGAGGAAAAATTGCTTAATTTCTACAACATAGTTTTATTTGATGAAATTACAGAGCGTTTAGAAATGCCAAAGAAAATTGATTTGCTGCTTATAGAGGGTTCTACAGTAACTAGAGAACAAGAGGAGGTTGTGAAGAAGTTTAGAGAAATATCAGATTTTGTAGTGGCTATGGGTACATGTGCTGTTCAAGGTGGTGTTCAAGCTCTTAGAATTGGTGATGATATTGAAAAAGTTAAAGCTTATGTATATCCAAATCCTGAGCATATAGATGTGAATAAAGATGTTAAGCCTGTGGATAATGTGATTAGCGTTGATATGTTCATACCTGGATGCCCAGTAAACCACGAAGCTATTGCTTCACTTCTCAAAAAATTTGTTAGCGAGGGTTTGCCAATAGCCATTCCAGAAAGTGTTTGTAGTGAATGTAAAAGAAAAGGCATAGTATGTGTAATGGTTGCATATGGTATACCATGCTTAGGTCCTATAACAATTAGTGGTTGTGGAGCTATTTGCCCCTCTTTCGGTAGGGGATGCTATGGATGTTTCGGACTTAAAGATTTTGATCTTGATAACTCAAAACTCAAGATGTTTGCTCAGCAATTAAAGGATCTCGGCATGGACAATGATAGGTTTGAACAAACTGTTAAAGCTTATTCATGGAAGACATGGTCAAAGTATCAAAATGTATATCACAGGTGATTCTATATGGAGAGGGTTTTGACAAGAGTTGAGGGCGAGGGCAAGGTACTGGTAAAAGTTAAGGAAGGTAATGTTATAGATGTTGAAATACAGATAACTGAAGCACCAAGATTCTTTGAGTATATTGTTCGAGGAAAACACATTAACAATGTTGTGGAAATAGTTAGTAGGGTCTGTGGGCTTTGTGGAGTTTCATACATGCTAACAGCTACACGTGCATTTGAAAAGTGTTTAAAGATTGATGTTCCACAAGAGGTTGAGGAACTTAGAAGAATTATCCACTTAGCTGAGAGAGTTAAAAGCCATGTGATTCACGTATTCCTTTTAAACTTGCCAGACTTTCTAGAAATGCCTAACTCATTTAGACTAGGAGCTGTTAACTCAGCAATGCTTAGAAACTCTATGAAGCTTCTAACACTAGCCGTCAACATAATGGATATTCTTGGGGGTAGAACGCATAATGTTGTTAACATTAAAATTGGAGGTGTTTACAAACCGCCATCAGAAAGCGATGCTGTTAAAATAGTCAAGCTTATTAAAGATGCTATCGAGCTTTTCAAACCTTTAGCAGATTTCGTTTTATCACTTAAAAACATACCTGAGGAAAAGCTTGCAAAACCTCTCATGATATTGCATGGAAATGGTTATCCCCATGTCTCAGACGAAATAGCTTTTTACAATTCTGAAAATGCCGAGATTTTCGATGTGCAAAACTTTGAAAATGTCTTAGATGTTATGCAAAGGCCTGGCAAAACAGCGCTTCTATACAAATACAAGGGCCAATCATATATTGTAGGCCCATTTGCAAGGTTTAACACATCTTATGACAGGTTGCATGGAGAAGCCAGAGACTTTGTATCTTCATATGGGTGGAAACCGCCATTAAAAGATGTTAGACAACAGATAATTGCACGTGTTGCAGAAATACTAGATTCTCTGCTAACTCTTCGCGATTTCTTTCAAAATTACAAACCTTTTGAGATATATTCACCTAGGATAGAACCTGCTAAGGCGGATAAGTTAAGATGTGTAGCAGCTGTGGAAGCTCCACGTGGCATTCTCTACCATAGGTATGATATAGATGAAAAACTGAAGGTTTTACACTGCAACATTATTACTCCGACAGCGCAAAACATATTGGCAATGGAGGAGTTGTCACAAGAAAAACTAAGAATGTTGGGTAGAGCAGCAGAACATGAGGCAGCAAAGTTAACTGAGAGAATTGTTAGAGCCTTTGATCCATGCATATCATGTTCTGTTCACGTGTTATCATCTAAATACTAGATTTGGTAACAAGATAGAAGATGGAACAAGTATCAACTTGAAATAAAGAAAACTTTCAATATTTGTTTTGCTTAAAGCAAAAATGTTAAAAATGGATTAGCGAATCTATCTCTGCTTGAGGTTATGTGCTATCGAATCAAGTTTTAATAGTTCCATGAGATGATGTATTATGAGTATTGATGAATTAAACAATGCGCTTAGAAGTGTTAAAGAGTATTTAGAAACCCTTAGCAACACAAGAGAGCATGTAATCAAGCTTAGCAGAGATGTTTTAACTCAATGCAGACGTTTAATTACGCGATGTTTATATGGTGATTGTAATAACAAGTATGTCAAGAGTCTTGAGGAAGCATTCAACATGTTTAAGAATTATGCTATGCAACATTTAGAGATATACTACTCAAGTTTCTATAGCATGGTCGAGTCTGAATATGTTGAAGCAATTCAATTCTATTACATAGTTAATGAAGGGAAAATAAAAACCGTTAACGAGTTGAATGTACATCCAGCATCCTATGTCTTAGGTCTTTTAGATGTTATTGGAGAATTGAAGAGATATTCCCTAGAGCTTATTGAGAAGGAGCGATATGATGATAGCCTAAAAATTTTTGAAGTAGCTGAGAAAATTTTTGAGGAAATAG of the Ignisphaera cupida genome contains:
- a CDS encoding 4Fe-4S dicluster domain-containing protein, with product MQLYRGGIEDIINIYNIVKEFLKADVYGYKRYGNSLVFDFIESSSELPIDVHVVQRPGFYRVSRGFGFIHSSHSPKNLLYPFKQELFRVDQELNIKTLENSLKPVILFGIKPCDVAAINVFDKLFGNNFNPYYLNRRRSVVGIVVEECLNPGETCFCSTMGTGPDARNGFDLAFAKVDRDLVIFKAGSSLGEKIVAKANLQKASDDDVKRYEILLEEAKRKTNLGIGVEDIQTSLEKSITDVELWRKVSEKCVGCANCNMVCPTCFCSEIVDDVVGDEAVRIMQLIGCLSYTYGLVAGGHFRKELYTRYRHFILHKFVFYPKQIDLFGCVGCGRCTVWCPVGIDIRETVKTVASRYRG
- a CDS encoding Ni/Fe hydrogenase subunit alpha; translated protein: MERVLTRVEGEGKVLVKVKEGNVIDVEIQITEAPRFFEYIVRGKHINNVVEIVSRVCGLCGVSYMLTATRAFEKCLKIDVPQEVEELRRIIHLAERVKSHVIHVFLLNLPDFLEMPNSFRLGAVNSAMLRNSMKLLTLAVNIMDILGGRTHNVVNIKIGGVYKPPSESDAVKIVKLIKDAIELFKPLADFVLSLKNIPEEKLAKPLMILHGNGYPHVSDEIAFYNSENAEIFDVQNFENVLDVMQRPGKTALLYKYKGQSYIVGPFARFNTSYDRLHGEARDFVSSYGWKPPLKDVRQQIIARVAEILDSLLTLRDFFQNYKPFEIYSPRIEPAKADKLRCVAAVEAPRGILYHRYDIDEKLKVLHCNIITPTAQNILAMEELSQEKLRMLGRAAEHEAAKLTERIVRAFDPCISCSVHVLSSKY
- a CDS encoding DUF790 family protein, coding for MVFSLRYVPFIKLDEDVYRPRYLDVDVDKELVKTIISFYDSITGKKVSDVDWDELRIIVGDRRFYNMIRLIMSKFYMPVYDIKTCDIPISPKLLRVQVFRYVSKRYGGFASSEMRNWIVKRIKYVFRIPKAINLDSILWCDENDMFIVKKIEDASLEKIVAEYNLYIVKTLCIYSSYIVIDLDEGCQARDVIRIISKNSRLYDLLYDIDYVKGRYIIRIEGPTTVFGKASKYGLRIAQLLLTIAPMLYSCGTNWHVSAIIKNGIDNFNVMLLSSNLKPLLPISKWLLVKPVFDGSIENRIYDILKAFGLRIIRNEEPLIVEDTVYIPTFKIFVNGKTFYVEVAGFWKREVAERKAEKLQKLSKKFRNLIIIADENLKEFLKNIKTLVIYYKLVDGVPRVSYKNVLDYITKLKINNLQES
- a CDS encoding phosphate signaling complex PhoU family protein, with the translated sequence MSLTISELEKLRTILLHMSQNVKAIANLTRNMMKTEDLEVRKSLWKEIEELSLILDKIRREFVTEVLVFIARRQPLGRELLTAHALISIAYDVYRISRYCREIARIDSLLAPSSSIATVKSISNAFEEAMKALEAALNDLVEFAPKRVNIVSDVDENIDKEYQEVLKEITTSDVVSREKAVKALLMRHIERIVDHAQYIEQHLSEVV
- a CDS encoding FAD/NAD(P)-binding protein gives rise to the protein MSNPFTSIIKGVVINEISETTTTKTITIKLVNGSMNPMPGQFNMLYVFGLGEVPISISNLYPGKRDIVEHTIRFVGAVTRAMIKAIRVGSQIGVRGPYGNKWPLEEAEGSDILIVSGGIGFAPLRPVVKYIIMNRERFRRVNILYGARTPEEFLYKYELEEYSKIPNSKFLLSIDKPYPGWTGYVGFVTDLIKYTDVDTGNSYTFVCGPEIMMKVAVKKLLERGFRKDKIFLSMERRMRCGVGICGTCQFGHLFVCKNGPIFRYSEIENYINVEGI
- a CDS encoding DEAD/DEAH box helicase — its product is MSNMMLFSVDEKQNNALFLEIDKIGDIVSYDNYLRIWVYRLNPAKVSFYGIKNAIDFLTNKLNVSIQPNILKLLNDVSSEPFDLFIDLKDGFLHLYPANNKILDSLINEGIVDYDIYFKNFIAKVKDLHTILDYFTVRGLKVKLGFKLDYKASFKSNLQVNLREYHEEAYREWRKAGYRGVVVMPDGASRMVVALKAIDDLKVKTLILAPTLESLNKWFKYLVNHLGISQNFIEIFDPRKRKVRDITLMTYDDASSSLWKIPTFFGLVIADECHYAVSDLYRIALNSISAPYRLGLTSTPYRDDGLHKYYSKVLGPIVYHLTLHELRSMEYLNKPKGFRIPVGLSREEFEEYRRLMRIYLSYCNKAFPGINNAKERFRKVLELCPMNQEAREALRARLKANRIAWNAERKIKVVENLLKKFENEKILIFSRNIDIIKRISRSFLVPKILQDTPEDEKRVYLNMFKREDVRVLATSILFSKGVEYPEPSIAIIVSRIFSCSKCIQRIMELLKPKNRQSLIIEIVTDINKIENDVKDKKINDLKKGALNGF
- a CDS encoding phosphate ABC transporter ATP-binding protein → MDYAIEMNNVNVYIDNRHILKNISLKVPYNTVYVIMGPSGSGKTTLLRVINRLIDVNPNAKVEGVVKVLGLNALNHDPYDLRRHIGMLFQVPNPFPHMTIYDNVAVAARINNVARNKKDLYEVVKWALEKAMLWDEVKDRLHDYPHQLSGGQKQRLCLARALAMKPKILLLDEPTANIDPVNARKLEEAIISLKNEITIVMVTHNPHQAARVADYVSIIYDGRIVEQGSASQIFLKPSTEIAQKLLRGEI